From Prochlorococcus sp. MIT 1223, the proteins below share one genomic window:
- the urtC gene encoding urea ABC transporter permease subunit UrtC has protein sequence MSIISTKNNWINLTIWVVIIALIIAAPTFLPVFRLNLLGRYLSLAIVALGVDLIWGFTGMLSLGQGIFFALGGYCAAMFLQLNSSEGFPNAIPEFFGLYGIEKLPFFWEPFKNSIFTLISIWLLPAIIAALLGYLVFRNRIKGVYFSILTQAALLVFFNFFNGQQKLINGTNGLKTDVTELFGQMVGSEIMQRGFFWLTAILVIFAWLFSRWIVRDRFGDILIGIRDDESRVRFTGYNPVVFKTIIFSIAGGLAGISGALYTVQSGIVSPQFMTVPFSIEMVIWVAVGGRGTLLGAILGAVFINYAKSLVSEALPASWMFIQGGLFIFVVTALPEGILGWIRRGGIKELLYLIGINKKIKTYPSLEVNEQGEVKS, from the coding sequence ATGTCAATTATTTCTACAAAAAATAATTGGATCAACCTTACTATCTGGGTTGTAATTATTGCCTTAATTATTGCTGCACCAACTTTTCTTCCGGTTTTCAGATTGAATCTCTTAGGTAGGTACCTATCCCTTGCAATTGTTGCACTTGGAGTTGATTTGATTTGGGGATTTACTGGAATGTTGAGCTTAGGTCAAGGAATTTTCTTTGCTTTAGGTGGCTATTGCGCCGCAATGTTTCTTCAATTGAATAGTTCAGAAGGATTTCCCAATGCTATCCCAGAATTTTTTGGTTTATATGGCATAGAAAAACTTCCATTTTTCTGGGAACCTTTTAAAAATTCAATTTTTACTCTTATTTCTATTTGGTTGCTACCGGCAATAATTGCTGCTCTTCTTGGTTATTTAGTTTTTAGAAATAGAATTAAAGGTGTTTATTTTTCAATCCTTACACAAGCAGCTCTTCTTGTTTTCTTCAATTTCTTCAATGGTCAACAGAAACTAATAAATGGAACAAATGGTTTAAAAACAGACGTGACGGAACTTTTTGGACAAATGGTAGGTTCAGAAATAATGCAAAGAGGGTTCTTTTGGTTAACTGCAATTTTAGTTATATTTGCATGGCTTTTTTCACGTTGGATTGTTCGCGATAGGTTTGGAGACATCTTGATTGGAATTAGAGATGATGAATCTAGAGTCCGCTTTACTGGTTACAATCCAGTTGTTTTTAAAACCATAATTTTTTCAATAGCAGGTGGATTAGCAGGAATTTCAGGAGCTTTATATACAGTTCAATCCGGTATAGTTTCACCTCAGTTTATGACTGTTCCTTTTTCTATTGAAATGGTTATTTGGGTTGCGGTTGGAGGAAGAGGAACTTTACTTGGTGCAATTTTAGGAGCTGTTTTCATCAATTATGCAAAAAGTTTAGTTAGTGAAGCACTACCAGCTAGCTGGATGTTTATACAAGGCGGGTTATTTATTTTTGTTGTAACAGCACTCCCCGAAGGTATTTTAGGCTGGATAAGAAGAGGTGGAATAAAGGAATTACTTTATTTGATAGGCATTAATAAAAAGATAAAAACATATCCAAGTCTTGAAGTCAATGAACAAGGTGAGGTGAAATCATGA
- a CDS encoding chlorophyll a/b-binding protein, whose protein sequence is MSFSNLRKAEIFNGRLAMIGVSILTLTSFL, encoded by the coding sequence ATGTCTTTCTCTAATCTTAGAAAAGCTGAAATCTTTAATGGCAGATTGGCTATGATTGGAGTTTCTATATTAACTTTGACATCTTTCCTATAG
- the urtB gene encoding urea ABC transporter permease subunit UrtB, with amino-acid sequence MQLILESLFNGVAIGSVLLIAALGLAIVFGLMGVINLAHGELMMLGAYSTYITQLIFKQVSFLKPFYDSYVIVAIGIAFLVSGTVGILLERTVIRRLYGSPLETLLATWGVSLILQQFVRSVPLAYGSGLVIAIFIGLITPLFLSDNLLHGAKGRLIRSCTWGMSALIGVATGGVLSSLVSKLGRASARNVDVTAPSWMRGGIDFLGSTYPKTRLLIILITLISVLVVIFFLDKTAWGLRIRAVTQNRSMCECLGISTEKVDIITFGIGSGIAGVAGVAVSLLGSVGPNVGVNYIVGCFMVVVLGGVGNLLGTILASFSIGIMTDLIGAGRLLTIWPDMPSPLASTVDFFATTSMARVMIFALIVLFLQFSPTGMFPQKGRMVES; translated from the coding sequence GTGCAACTTATTCTTGAAAGTCTTTTTAATGGCGTTGCTATTGGCTCTGTTTTGCTTATCGCCGCACTGGGATTAGCAATTGTCTTTGGACTCATGGGTGTTATTAATCTTGCTCACGGTGAGTTAATGATGCTTGGAGCTTATTCAACTTACATAACTCAATTAATTTTCAAACAAGTTTCTTTTTTAAAACCATTCTATGACTCCTACGTCATTGTTGCTATTGGAATTGCTTTTTTAGTTAGTGGAACAGTTGGCATTCTTTTAGAACGAACAGTTATTAGACGTCTCTATGGAAGTCCTCTTGAGACTCTTTTAGCGACATGGGGGGTTAGTCTAATTCTCCAACAATTTGTCAGGAGCGTTCCACTTGCCTATGGAAGTGGGCTGGTTATAGCAATTTTTATTGGCTTAATTACACCACTATTTTTGTCAGATAATTTACTTCATGGTGCAAAAGGTAGATTAATCAGGTCATGCACTTGGGGCATGTCTGCATTAATAGGAGTAGCAACAGGAGGTGTTTTATCATCTTTAGTAAGTAAGCTTGGTCGCGCTAGTGCAAGAAATGTTGATGTTACTGCCCCCTCCTGGATGAGAGGAGGAATTGATTTTTTGGGAAGCACTTATCCTAAAACACGTCTGTTAATAATTCTGATTACACTAATATCTGTTCTTGTTGTTATTTTCTTTCTTGATAAAACAGCTTGGGGGCTTCGGATTAGAGCAGTCACTCAAAATAGATCCATGTGTGAATGTTTAGGTATTTCAACAGAGAAAGTAGATATCATCACTTTTGGAATTGGTTCTGGTATTGCTGGTGTTGCAGGTGTAGCTGTATCACTTCTTGGTTCAGTTGGTCCAAATGTTGGCGTAAATTATATCGTTGGATGTTTCATGGTTGTAGTCCTTGGTGGGGTTGGCAATTTATTAGGAACAATCCTTGCTTCTTTCTCAATTGGGATAATGACTGATTTGATTGGGGCAGGAAGACTTCTAACGATTTGGCCAGATATGCCTTCACCTTTAGCTTCGACAGTAGATTTCTTTGCGACAACAAGCATGGCTAGAGTAATGATATTTGCCCTAATAGTTTTATTTTTGCAATTTAGTCCAACAGGGATGTTCCCTCAGAAAGGAAGAATGGTGGAGTCTTAA
- the urtE gene encoding urea ABC transporter ATP-binding subunit UrtE, with translation MTLLKTNGLNTYYGESHILRNVDININSGEMVCLIGRNGVGKTTFLKSLIGLLTPRSGEITFNGDLINRKPPHQRARAGIAYVPQGREIIPYLSVEENLQLGMEALPGGVAKHKKIDELIFELFPVLKQFLSRRGGDLSGGQQQQLAIARALLGKPKLLLLDEPTEGIQPNIVQAIESAVRRIIDETGIAVLLVEQHLHFVKQADRYYAMQRGGIVANGPTSELSKSVVEKFLSV, from the coding sequence ATGACCCTTCTTAAGACAAATGGTTTGAATACTTACTATGGCGAGAGTCATATACTTCGAAATGTTGATATAAATATCAACTCAGGTGAGATGGTATGTCTTATAGGTAGAAATGGTGTGGGTAAGACTACATTTCTAAAATCATTAATAGGCTTATTAACTCCTCGTAGTGGCGAGATTACTTTCAACGGAGATTTGATCAATAGAAAGCCTCCTCATCAAAGGGCTCGTGCAGGTATCGCTTATGTTCCTCAGGGTAGAGAGATAATACCTTATCTCTCTGTTGAGGAGAATCTTCAACTTGGAATGGAAGCTTTACCTGGAGGGGTTGCGAAGCATAAAAAGATTGACGAACTTATCTTTGAATTGTTCCCGGTTCTTAAACAGTTTTTATCCCGAAGGGGAGGAGACTTAAGCGGTGGACAACAACAACAACTCGCAATTGCACGTGCATTATTGGGTAAACCGAAGTTACTGTTACTTGATGAACCAACTGAAGGAATACAGCCCAATATCGTTCAAGCTATTGAGTCGGCAGTTAGAAGGATAATTGATGAAACTGGTATTGCTGTTTTATTGGTAGAGCAACATCTCCATTTTGTTAAGCAAGCAGATCGTTATTACGCAATGCAACGTGGAGGCATAGTGGCTAATGGGCCAACAAGTGAATTAAGTAAATCTGTAGTCGAGAAGTTTCTTAGCGTTTAA
- the urtD gene encoding urea ABC transporter ATP-binding protein UrtD, translating into MNSPLLEIKQISVSFDGYLALNDLNLVMNEGDLRAVIGPNGAGKTTFLDVITGKVVPTKGDVIFKDKSLIGQKEYRIARKGIGRKFQSPRIFKNLSVQENLALSVSRPKTPFSLLINSLKVKQLDKIQHLMSIVNLQSKSNIKAGALSHGQKQWLEIAMLVGQDPDLLLVDEPVAGLTDEETDLTADLLKSLAGDHTILVIDHDMEFIRRLDCPVSVLHQGHILKEGSMSQIEKDPLVIEIYLGQSEEEV; encoded by the coding sequence ATGAATTCTCCATTGCTAGAGATAAAACAAATTTCAGTTAGTTTTGATGGATACCTTGCTCTTAATGATCTTAATCTAGTTATGAATGAAGGTGATCTTAGAGCAGTTATCGGTCCAAATGGCGCAGGTAAAACTACCTTTTTAGATGTTATTACCGGAAAAGTAGTACCAACAAAAGGTGATGTGATTTTCAAAGATAAATCATTGATTGGGCAAAAAGAATATCGTATAGCTCGTAAAGGGATTGGTAGGAAATTTCAAAGTCCTAGAATATTTAAAAATTTATCTGTACAAGAAAATCTAGCTCTATCAGTTAGCAGACCTAAAACTCCATTTTCATTATTAATCAATAGTTTAAAGGTTAAACAATTAGATAAAATCCAACACTTAATGAGTATTGTCAATCTCCAATCCAAATCAAATATCAAGGCTGGAGCTTTATCTCACGGTCAAAAACAATGGCTAGAAATTGCAATGTTAGTTGGACAAGATCCAGATCTATTATTGGTCGATGAACCTGTCGCAGGCTTAACAGATGAAGAAACAGATTTAACGGCTGATCTTCTTAAATCTTTAGCTGGTGATCATACTATCTTAGTTATTGATCATGACATGGAATTTATTCGTAGACTTGATTGTCCAGTTAGTGTTTTACATCAAGGACATATATTGAAAGAGGGGTCTATGAGCCAAATAGAAAAAGACCCTTTAGTAATAGAGATTTATTTAGGACAGTCTGAGGAGGAAGTTTAA
- the urtA gene encoding urea ABC transporter substrate-binding protein, whose protein sequence is MNLSKRIFTGLATASLAVTVTACGGSDSSGNFDDTVTVGILHSLSGTMAISESTLVDTEKMAIEEINAAGGVKVDGKSYKIKYIVEDGASDWPTFAEKSKKLIDQDGVPVVFGGWTSASRKAMLPVYESKDAFLYYPIQYEAQECSNNIFYTGATPNQQSEPATDFMYKRSPAAGGDFFLVGSDYVFPRTSNTITKAQVKQLGGKVVGEDYLPLGNTEVAPIISKIKVALPDGGIIINTLNGDQNVAFFKQIQDAGITPSNGYYVMNYSIAEEEISTIGPEFLEGHYGAWNYMMSIDTPASKKFAKSFKKRWGSDRVVADPQESAYNMVYLWKQAVEAAGTFDDNAVREALVGQTFDAPQGPVEVMANHHLSQTVRIGKINAKGGFTILEETGVVEPQAWNQKHPSSKGYACDWTDPKKGEKYRM, encoded by the coding sequence CTCTATCAGGGACAATGGCAATATCGGAATCAACTCTTGTTGATACAGAGAAAATGGCTATTGAGGAAATCAATGCAGCTGGCGGTGTAAAAGTCGATGGGAAAAGCTACAAAATCAAGTACATCGTTGAAGATGGTGCCTCAGACTGGCCTACCTTTGCTGAGAAATCTAAGAAGTTAATAGACCAGGATGGGGTACCCGTTGTCTTTGGTGGCTGGACATCTGCAAGTCGTAAGGCAATGCTTCCGGTTTATGAATCTAAAGATGCATTCCTTTATTACCCAATACAATATGAAGCCCAAGAGTGCTCCAATAACATCTTCTATACCGGAGCAACTCCTAATCAGCAATCCGAGCCTGCTACAGATTTCATGTACAAGCGCTCACCAGCTGCTGGTGGAGATTTCTTCTTAGTTGGTTCTGATTATGTTTTCCCAAGAACTTCTAATACAATTACTAAAGCTCAAGTTAAACAACTTGGCGGTAAAGTTGTTGGAGAAGATTACCTTCCTTTGGGTAACACAGAGGTAGCACCTATTATATCCAAAATAAAAGTTGCTCTTCCTGATGGTGGAATAATCATTAACACCTTGAATGGTGACCAAAACGTAGCTTTCTTCAAACAAATCCAGGACGCAGGAATCACTCCTTCCAACGGTTATTACGTAATGAACTACTCCATTGCGGAAGAAGAAATTAGCACAATTGGACCTGAGTTCCTTGAGGGCCACTATGGTGCTTGGAACTACATGATGTCTATTGATACTCCAGCCTCTAAGAAATTTGCTAAGAGCTTTAAGAAGAGATGGGGTAGTGATCGTGTTGTAGCTGATCCTCAAGAATCTGCTTATAACATGGTTTATCTTTGGAAGCAGGCAGTTGAAGCTGCCGGTACATTTGATGACAATGCGGTTAGAGAAGCATTGGTTGGACAGACATTCGATGCTCCTCAAGGTCCCGTGGAGGTTATGGCAAACCATCACCTATCTCAAACAGTGAGAATTGGTAAAATCAACGCAAAGGGTGGATTTACAATCCTTGAAGAAACTGGAGTTGTTGAACCACAAGCGTGGAACCAAAAACATCCAAGTTCAAAAGGTTATGCATGTGATTGGACTGATCCTAAGAAAGGTGAAAAATATAGAATGTGA